One region of Mycolicibacterium lutetiense genomic DNA includes:
- a CDS encoding glycoside hydrolase family 130 protein, which translates to MTSIRPLTLTRSSQWLIPDHSRVITQLFVPGQEGFELQESRAGKVLRRILDLDEIQVLAALDDVFLRHGDRHHGLIDTFRRHAAELADRLALGAKLSESRMLLLGAVFTSEYAIEGAALCNPSIVVHPDQSGTATGSVRFVMSVRGIGEGHRSSIGFRTGTVDDAGRVVVDDPVPFASLGATVPTLLDADVFRSELAWLEGRGEASDYVLDALGDRFTRADLDERLEQLQRHRSTRRHAPATIALIRAIADRAYGVEFSGDTALSERVLWPATSAEAAGMEDARFVRFVDNDGAVTFYATYTAYSGSQISQQLLATTDFRSFTSVPMVGRAAANKGLALFPRRIRGRFAAMSRSDRESNTIAYSDDPAVWTSSLPCQQPTQPWEALQLGNCGPPIETEDGWLVLTHGVGPMRTYRIGALLLDLDDPTRILGRLTEPLLSAADDERDGYVPNVVYSCGALVHADTLVLPFGVGDAAIRIATVPLPELLGALHGERSV; encoded by the coding sequence ATGACGTCGATCCGTCCGCTAACACTCACGCGCAGTTCTCAGTGGTTGATACCTGACCATTCGCGGGTGATCACACAGCTGTTCGTGCCGGGTCAGGAGGGTTTCGAACTTCAGGAATCCCGGGCGGGCAAGGTTCTCAGGCGGATCCTGGATCTGGACGAGATCCAGGTGCTGGCGGCGCTGGACGATGTCTTTCTCAGACACGGTGATCGCCACCACGGCCTCATCGACACGTTTCGGCGCCATGCCGCGGAGCTGGCCGACCGGCTCGCTTTGGGTGCGAAGCTATCCGAGTCTCGAATGTTGTTGCTTGGCGCGGTGTTCACCAGTGAATACGCGATCGAGGGTGCCGCACTGTGCAACCCCAGCATCGTCGTGCACCCGGATCAATCCGGAACCGCGACGGGCAGTGTGAGATTCGTGATGAGCGTGCGGGGGATCGGGGAGGGGCACCGGTCATCGATCGGCTTCCGGACCGGCACCGTCGATGATGCCGGCCGGGTCGTGGTCGACGACCCGGTACCGTTCGCCTCCCTCGGTGCAACTGTGCCGACGCTCCTCGACGCGGATGTGTTTCGCAGCGAGTTGGCCTGGCTGGAAGGTCGAGGCGAGGCATCCGACTATGTGCTCGATGCGCTCGGCGATCGGTTCACCCGTGCCGACCTGGATGAGCGGCTGGAGCAGTTGCAGCGACACCGCAGCACCCGCCGGCATGCACCGGCGACAATCGCGTTGATTCGAGCGATCGCGGACCGCGCGTACGGGGTCGAATTCTCCGGCGATACCGCACTCTCAGAACGTGTGCTGTGGCCCGCAACCAGCGCAGAAGCCGCCGGCATGGAAGATGCGCGTTTCGTGCGTTTCGTTGACAACGACGGTGCGGTCACGTTCTACGCGACCTACACGGCGTACAGCGGCTCGCAGATCAGCCAACAGCTTCTTGCGACCACCGATTTCCGGTCGTTCACCTCGGTGCCGATGGTCGGACGGGCCGCCGCGAACAAGGGACTTGCCCTGTTTCCGCGCCGGATCCGCGGACGATTCGCGGCCATGTCGCGATCAGACCGGGAATCGAACACGATCGCCTATTCGGACGACCCGGCGGTGTGGACGAGCTCGTTGCCGTGCCAGCAGCCGACGCAGCCCTGGGAGGCGCTCCAACTGGGAAACTGTGGTCCACCCATCGAGACCGAGGATGGATGGCTGGTGCTCACCCACGGCGTCGGCCCCATGCGCACCTACCGGATCGGGGCCCTCCTGCTCGACCTGGACGATCCAACCCGGATTCTCGGTCGGCTCACTGAACCGCTGCTCAGTGCGGCGGACGACGAACGCGACGGTTACGTGCCCAATGTCGTGTACTCCTGCGGCGCGCTCGTGCACGCCGACACCTTGGTGCTGCCGTTCGGGGTCGGCGACGCCGCAATCCGCATTGCCACCGTCCCCCTGCCCGAACTGCTGGGCGCATTGCACGGGGAGCGCAGCGTATGA
- a CDS encoding glycosyltransferase — MTDGSGTFEHARLAEPRAENGYCTDDMARVLIVATRAPGPDRDLNHLAGVAMRFLNEAQTLTGACRNRMESSGAWVDEPALEDAWGRCLWGLGTAAAHSDVGMVRKMAANQFQRGAQRRSVWPRAMAFAVLGAAELLSAHPGHSVAHSLIADYVAGIPAPTGDPAWPWPEPRLTYANAVLAEAMIAAGVAIEDSALYNRGLDLLAWLVERETAGDHLSVTPAGGWGVDDPRPGFDQQPIEVAALADACARAAAVDPSAIWPETVRAAAAWFQGANDIGELMWDPETGGGFDGLHADGVNRNQGAESTLAVLSTFQQAQRFSHVAP; from the coding sequence ATGACGGACGGCAGCGGAACCTTCGAGCATGCCCGTCTGGCCGAGCCGAGAGCCGAAAATGGTTATTGCACAGACGATATGGCGCGCGTACTGATCGTCGCCACGCGCGCACCCGGCCCCGACCGGGACCTGAACCATCTCGCGGGCGTGGCGATGCGCTTCCTCAACGAGGCGCAGACCCTCACCGGTGCTTGCCGCAACCGGATGGAAAGTTCCGGCGCGTGGGTCGACGAACCGGCGTTGGAGGACGCCTGGGGGCGTTGCCTGTGGGGCTTGGGAACCGCCGCTGCACACAGTGATGTCGGCATGGTCCGCAAGATGGCTGCCAATCAATTCCAGCGTGGCGCACAGCGGAGGTCGGTGTGGCCACGGGCGATGGCGTTCGCGGTGCTGGGAGCGGCTGAGCTGCTCTCCGCCCACCCCGGGCACAGCGTCGCCCACTCGCTCATCGCCGACTACGTCGCCGGTATTCCTGCGCCCACCGGTGACCCGGCCTGGCCCTGGCCCGAACCGAGACTCACCTACGCCAATGCGGTTCTCGCCGAAGCCATGATTGCCGCGGGCGTCGCGATCGAAGACTCGGCGCTGTACAACCGGGGCCTGGACCTGCTGGCATGGCTGGTCGAGCGCGAAACGGCCGGCGATCACCTGTCGGTCACCCCTGCCGGCGGCTGGGGCGTCGATGATCCGCGGCCGGGATTCGACCAGCAGCCGATCGAGGTGGCCGCACTGGCAGATGCATGTGCCCGCGCGGCTGCTGTCGATCCGAGCGCGATCTGGCCAGAAACCGTGCGGGCCGCCGCCGCCTGGTTCCAGGGTGCCAACGATATCGGCGAGCTGATGTGGGATCCCGAGACCGGTGGCGGATTCGACGGGTTGCACGCCGATGGGGTGAACCGCAATCAGGGTGCCGAGTCGACGCTGGCAGTGCTCTCGACTTTTCAACAGGCACAACGCTTTTCCCATGTCGCCCCATGA
- a CDS encoding glycosyltransferase: MRAYPDPLRVGILSTYPPTPCGLATFSAALADGLSATGTDVSVVRVSDGSPSGGGRVVGELVNGSAASVAASSDLLNQNDIAVIQHEYGIYGGPDGAEVVDIIGDLDVPSIVVLHTVPKDPTPQQRSVLEIVAALADQVVVMSESAHRRLCLGFHVERRKVTTIPHGAIVPAPAQTKRGGRPTLLTWGLLGPGKGIERVIDAMGDLHQLNGRPRYLVAGRTHPKVLAADGEDYRDFCIEKARRSGLADAVHFDSGYLNGASLTALLRSAAVVVLPYDSTEQVTSGVLVDAVAHGRPVVATAFPHAVELLGSGAGIVVDHENPEALTSALRSVLTQPRLAGAMAAEARRLAPMMSWSVVANAYLSTARKILADRSELQ, from the coding sequence GTGCGTGCCTATCCCGATCCTCTGAGAGTCGGGATACTCAGTACGTATCCGCCGACTCCTTGTGGTCTGGCGACTTTCAGTGCGGCGCTCGCGGATGGTTTGTCCGCTACCGGTACGGATGTGAGTGTCGTTCGAGTCTCTGATGGTTCGCCGTCTGGCGGGGGTCGGGTCGTCGGTGAGTTGGTCAACGGATCCGCGGCATCGGTCGCGGCCAGTTCGGATCTGCTCAATCAGAATGACATCGCCGTCATCCAGCACGAGTACGGCATATACGGGGGTCCTGACGGCGCCGAGGTTGTCGACATCATCGGTGACCTCGATGTTCCGTCGATCGTCGTTCTGCACACCGTTCCCAAAGATCCGACGCCCCAACAGCGTTCAGTGCTGGAGATAGTGGCGGCACTGGCGGATCAGGTCGTCGTCATGTCCGAGTCGGCTCACCGGCGACTGTGTCTCGGCTTCCACGTTGAGCGGAGAAAAGTCACCACGATCCCGCATGGTGCGATTGTCCCGGCGCCTGCGCAGACCAAGCGCGGAGGCAGGCCCACCCTGTTGACTTGGGGTTTGCTCGGGCCGGGAAAAGGTATCGAGCGGGTCATCGACGCAATGGGCGACCTGCATCAGCTCAACGGTCGGCCACGGTATCTGGTAGCCGGCCGGACGCATCCAAAGGTGCTCGCTGCAGATGGCGAGGATTACCGCGACTTCTGTATCGAAAAGGCACGGCGTAGTGGCCTGGCCGACGCGGTGCACTTCGACTCCGGCTATCTCAACGGGGCGTCGCTGACTGCTCTGCTCCGCTCCGCGGCCGTAGTGGTGCTGCCCTACGACTCGACAGAGCAGGTCACCTCCGGGGTGTTGGTCGACGCGGTCGCCCATGGGCGGCCGGTTGTCGCTACCGCCTTTCCTCATGCCGTTGAGCTGCTCGGGAGTGGGGCGGGCATCGTGGTCGACCACGAGAATCCAGAGGCACTCACCTCCGCCTTGCGCAGCGTGCTCACCCAACCGCGCCTCGCCGGCGCGATGGCAGCCGAGGCGCGTCGGTTGGCACCGATGATGTCGTGGTCAGTCGTCGCCAATGCCTACCTGTCGACTGCACGGAAGATCCTGGCCGACCGGTCGGAACTCCAGTGA
- a CDS encoding sensor domain-containing protein produces MYVQRAVAPAIAAIALAGAALGGCSVKQTNDPDSTQVDVLGSMLASESELNTILGTTGLRPKTALRQPARLDADERASRPVCLAVIGNAMDEIYRDSGFRQFRESLFADEDVDLEVDQAVTAFDTPTAARALVTRTVDTWRQCAGDTLRLTYEGNRQPSSFTLGNPSVVDDVDVTNEQTPTSPQQGSRRAILSVANLVVDVRITGTDLTDNQVVQLAKAIAGRNAV; encoded by the coding sequence ATGTATGTGCAACGTGCGGTCGCCCCGGCCATCGCCGCTATCGCACTGGCAGGCGCTGCCCTCGGTGGTTGCAGTGTCAAGCAAACGAATGACCCCGACAGCACACAGGTCGACGTCCTGGGCAGCATGTTGGCCAGCGAATCGGAACTCAACACCATCCTGGGCACGACGGGCCTACGCCCCAAGACCGCGCTGCGTCAGCCCGCCAGGCTCGACGCCGACGAGCGCGCCTCACGCCCGGTCTGCCTGGCCGTCATCGGCAACGCCATGGACGAGATATACCGCGACAGTGGATTCCGGCAGTTCCGCGAGTCACTGTTCGCCGACGAGGATGTTGACCTCGAAGTCGATCAGGCCGTCACCGCCTTCGATACGCCCACGGCGGCGCGGGCACTCGTCACCCGCACGGTCGATACCTGGCGGCAATGCGCCGGTGACACGCTCAGGCTCACCTACGAGGGCAACCGTCAGCCCAGCTCCTTCACACTCGGCAACCCGAGCGTCGTCGACGACGTCGACGTCACCAACGAGCAGACGCCGACCAGCCCGCAGCAGGGCAGCCGCCGCGCGATCCTGTCCGTGGCCAACCTGGTGGTCGACGTGCGGATCACCGGAACCGACCTGACCGATAACCAGGTGGTGCAACTCGCCAAGGCCATCGCCGGGCGCAACGCGGTCTGA
- the stpK7 gene encoding serine/threonine protein kinase StpK7, which yields MDSTPFGHYQLQKLIGRGGMGEVYQAYDSDTDRIVALKVLPPHLAQDATFQERFRRESHAAAGVSNPHVVPIHGYGEIDGRLYLDMRLIEGRNLGAMLTKTGKPLDAAFVVGMVGQVAEALDGAHAAGLIHRDVKPSNILIADNDFVYLIDFGLARTAGDSGMTTAGSTLGTLAYMAPERFDGGKVDPRSDIYALACVLYECLTGERPYPADSLEQQIAGHMVSPSPRASDKDPRLAAFDEVIAKGMAKKPSKRYQSAGALAVAAKEALSVPVRAAGRSGRHSAQRVPTRVRVSKKVAAIAGATALVAALCAVGVWQLRGSGPDRVANAVGSAGSGPVQAPTGAVDEIAKTVPADIRDSGRLVVGVNVPYAPNEFKNSSGEIVGFDIDLMKAVARAMGLVPDFRETGFDGILPSVQDGNFNVGMSSITDTAEREQQADFVTYFQAGTLWARRPGSSADPGSPCGLRIGVAYSTIQDTQEIPAKSDACVAAGLPPIEKVVRTHQDEVTAALIAGEVDAMTADSPVTGFAIKLSGSALEPAGDVFDSAPYGWPVAKGSGLAESLRLALEHVMGTGEYRTIATMWGVEKGMITQPVINGAFH from the coding sequence GTGGATTCAACCCCATTCGGGCACTATCAGCTGCAGAAGCTGATCGGTCGGGGCGGGATGGGCGAGGTTTACCAGGCCTACGATTCCGACACCGACCGCATCGTCGCGCTCAAGGTTCTGCCTCCGCATCTGGCGCAGGATGCGACGTTCCAGGAACGGTTCCGTCGCGAGTCGCACGCCGCGGCGGGGGTGAGCAACCCGCATGTGGTGCCCATCCACGGATACGGCGAGATCGATGGCCGGCTCTATCTGGACATGCGGCTGATCGAGGGCCGCAACCTCGGCGCCATGCTCACCAAGACCGGCAAGCCCTTGGACGCGGCGTTCGTGGTCGGGATGGTCGGGCAGGTGGCTGAGGCGCTGGACGGGGCGCACGCGGCCGGGCTGATCCATCGCGACGTCAAGCCGTCGAACATCCTGATCGCCGACAACGACTTCGTGTACCTGATCGATTTCGGGTTGGCCCGTACCGCGGGGGACTCGGGGATGACCACTGCGGGCAGCACCCTGGGCACGCTGGCCTATATGGCGCCGGAGCGGTTCGACGGTGGCAAGGTCGATCCGCGTTCGGACATCTATGCCCTGGCGTGCGTGCTCTATGAATGCCTCACCGGGGAACGGCCCTACCCGGCGGACAGCCTCGAACAGCAGATCGCCGGGCACATGGTGTCCCCGTCGCCGCGGGCTTCCGACAAGGACCCGCGCTTGGCGGCCTTCGACGAGGTGATCGCCAAGGGCATGGCCAAGAAGCCGTCGAAGCGCTATCAGAGTGCCGGGGCGCTGGCAGTGGCGGCCAAGGAAGCGCTGTCGGTCCCGGTCCGTGCCGCCGGGCGGTCGGGACGGCATTCGGCGCAACGGGTTCCGACCCGGGTCCGGGTGTCCAAGAAGGTGGCCGCGATCGCCGGTGCGACGGCGCTGGTGGCCGCCCTGTGCGCGGTGGGGGTGTGGCAGCTGCGGGGGAGCGGTCCGGACCGGGTGGCCAATGCGGTGGGTTCGGCGGGTTCCGGTCCGGTGCAGGCGCCGACGGGTGCGGTGGACGAGATCGCGAAAACGGTGCCGGCCGACATCCGTGACTCCGGGCGGTTGGTCGTCGGGGTGAACGTGCCGTATGCGCCCAATGAGTTCAAGAATTCCAGCGGCGAGATCGTCGGGTTCGACATCGACCTGATGAAGGCGGTGGCCCGCGCGATGGGGCTGGTGCCCGACTTCCGCGAAACCGGTTTCGACGGGATCCTACCGTCGGTGCAGGACGGCAACTTCAACGTCGGCATGTCCTCGATCACCGACACCGCCGAGCGCGAGCAGCAGGCCGACTTCGTCACCTACTTCCAGGCGGGCACGCTGTGGGCACGGCGGCCCGGCTCGTCGGCCGATCCGGGTTCTCCGTGTGGACTGCGAATAGGCGTGGCGTACAGCACGATTCAGGACACACAGGAGATCCCGGCCAAATCGGACGCCTGCGTGGCGGCGGGGCTTCCTCCCATCGAGAAGGTGGTGCGCACCCATCAGGATGAGGTGACGGCCGCGTTGATCGCCGGTGAGGTGGACGCCATGACCGCCGATTCACCCGTCACGGGGTTCGCGATCAAGCTGAGCGGCAGTGCGTTGGAGCCCGCCGGTGACGTGTTCGATTCGGCGCCCTACGGATGGCCGGTGGCCAAGGGTTCCGGTTTGGCAGAGTCGTTGCGGTTGGCGCTGGAGCACGTGATGGGCACCGGCGAGTACCGCACCATCGCCACCATGTGGGGTGTGGAAAAAGGCATGATCACCCAACCCGTGATCAACGGGGCGTTCCACTGA
- a CDS encoding lysylphosphatidylglycerol synthase transmembrane domain-containing protein, giving the protein MRVDGRDITVTGSLLQPPTRRTNDILRLTLAAIFLATVITSSLITRYEWEALERSISEIVGVLTPTQSNLVYLAYGIAILALPFVILVSIVLGRQWKLLGAYAAAALITIVSLSISANGIAAPKWHFDLSDRLDSQLSQFLDDPRWIGMLAAVLTVSGPWLSRRLRRWWWTLLLAFVPIHLVVSAVVPARSLLGLSAGWFVGALVVWIVGTPALEVPLDGAVRALARRGFVVSALTVVRPAGTGPLTLDAASQDPDSSAVVELYGPNQQSGGAVRQVWRKLRLRSNETAPLQTSMRRAVEHRALMAIAIGDLGLASTSTMSMAALDRGWTLYAHNRKRGIPLDQCTDETTVGRVWNALRTLHDHQISHGDLHSNEITVDDSAVLFGGFGSAEYGATDAQLQSDIAQLLVTTTALYDPQSAVAAAIEAFGRDAVLTASRRLTKAAVPTRVRDAVPDAKAVMAAARDEVKRQTGADQIQTETITRFTRTQVIQLVLLGALVYVAYPFISTVPTFFSELRTVNWSWAALGLTVSALTYVGAAAALWACADGLVSFRNLSIMQVANTFAATTTPAGVGGLALSTRFLQKGGLSTTRATAAVALQQSVQVIVHVILLILFSTAAGASADLSHFVPSSTILYLIAGLALGLIGAFLAVPKLRRWLASSVRPKLEEVTADLVKLAREPQRLALIVLGAAGTTLGAALALWASVEAFGGTTSFVTVTVVTMVGGTLASAAPTPGGVGAVEAALIGGLAAFGVPAGIAVPAVLLYRVLTCWLPVFIGWPVMRWLTKHEMI; this is encoded by the coding sequence ATGCGCGTCGACGGACGGGACATCACCGTCACCGGCAGCCTCCTGCAACCCCCGACCCGGCGCACCAACGACATCCTGCGTCTGACGCTGGCCGCGATCTTCCTGGCCACCGTCATCACCAGCTCGCTGATCACCCGCTACGAGTGGGAGGCACTGGAACGCTCCATCTCCGAGATCGTCGGCGTTCTGACCCCTACCCAGTCCAATCTGGTGTACCTGGCCTACGGCATCGCGATCTTGGCCCTGCCGTTCGTGATCCTGGTCAGCATCGTGTTGGGGCGGCAGTGGAAGCTGCTGGGCGCCTATGCCGCCGCGGCCCTGATCACCATCGTGTCGCTGTCGATCTCCGCCAACGGCATCGCCGCCCCCAAATGGCATTTCGACCTGTCCGACCGGCTCGACTCGCAGCTGTCGCAGTTCCTCGACGACCCCCGCTGGATCGGCATGCTCGCCGCGGTGCTCACGGTGTCCGGGCCGTGGCTGTCCCGCCGGCTGCGGCGCTGGTGGTGGACGCTGCTGCTGGCGTTCGTCCCCATCCACCTCGTGGTCAGCGCCGTGGTGCCGGCCCGCTCACTGCTGGGGCTGTCCGCGGGCTGGTTCGTCGGCGCCCTGGTGGTGTGGATCGTCGGCACCCCCGCGCTGGAAGTCCCCCTCGACGGTGCGGTGCGCGCCCTGGCCCGGCGCGGCTTCGTCGTCTCGGCGCTCACCGTGGTGCGCCCGGCCGGCACCGGCCCGCTGACGCTCGACGCGGCGTCCCAGGATCCGGACTCCAGCGCCGTCGTCGAGCTCTACGGCCCCAACCAACAGAGCGGCGGCGCCGTACGTCAGGTGTGGCGAAAGCTGCGCCTGCGCTCCAACGAGACCGCACCCCTGCAGACCTCGATGCGCCGGGCCGTCGAGCACCGGGCCCTGATGGCCATCGCCATCGGCGACCTGGGCCTGGCCAGCACCTCGACCATGTCGATGGCCGCGCTCGACCGCGGTTGGACGCTGTACGCGCACAACCGCAAACGCGGCATCCCGCTGGACCAGTGCACCGACGAGACCACCGTCGGGCGGGTGTGGAACGCGTTGCGCACCCTGCACGACCACCAGATCTCCCACGGCGACCTGCACTCCAACGAGATCACCGTCGACGACAGCGCCGTGCTGTTCGGTGGGTTCGGCAGCGCCGAATACGGTGCCACCGACGCCCAATTGCAGTCCGATATCGCGCAACTGCTCGTCACCACCACGGCGCTGTACGACCCGCAGTCCGCAGTGGCCGCGGCGATCGAGGCGTTCGGCCGCGACGCCGTGCTGACCGCGTCACGCCGCCTGACCAAGGCCGCGGTGCCGACCCGGGTCCGCGACGCCGTTCCCGACGCCAAGGCCGTGATGGCCGCCGCGCGCGACGAGGTGAAACGCCAGACGGGTGCCGACCAGATCCAGACCGAAACCATCACGCGGTTCACCCGAACCCAGGTGATCCAGCTGGTGTTGCTGGGGGCCCTGGTCTATGTGGCCTACCCGTTCATCAGCACCGTGCCGACGTTCTTCTCCGAACTGCGCACCGTGAACTGGTCATGGGCCGCACTCGGGCTGACCGTCTCGGCATTGACCTATGTCGGTGCGGCGGCCGCACTGTGGGCGTGCGCCGACGGGCTGGTGAGTTTCCGCAACCTCTCGATCATGCAGGTGGCCAACACCTTTGCCGCCACCACCACACCCGCCGGTGTCGGCGGCCTGGCCCTGAGCACCCGGTTCCTGCAGAAGGGCGGGCTGAGCACGACACGCGCCACCGCCGCGGTGGCCCTGCAACAGTCGGTGCAAGTGATCGTGCACGTGATCCTGCTGATCCTGTTCAGCACCGCGGCCGGCGCCTCGGCCGACCTATCGCATTTCGTGCCGAGTTCCACGATCCTGTACCTCATCGCCGGGCTCGCGCTCGGACTCATCGGCGCGTTCCTGGCCGTGCCCAAACTACGACGCTGGCTGGCGTCCTCGGTGCGGCCGAAACTCGAAGAGGTCACCGCAGACCTGGTCAAACTGGCCCGCGAACCTCAACGACTGGCCCTGATCGTGCTGGGCGCGGCAGGCACGACTCTCGGTGCGGCCCTGGCACTGTGGGCCAGCGTCGAGGCATTCGGCGGAACCACCTCATTCGTCACCGTCACGGTCGTGACGATGGTCGGCGGCACCCTGGCCTCAGCGGCCCCCACCCCCGGCGGTGTCGGCGCGGTCGAGGCCGCGCTGATCGGTGGTCTGGCCGCCTTCGGCGTGCCCGCCGGGATCGCGGTGCCCGCGGTACTGCTCTACCGGGTGCTGACCTGCTGGCTGCCGGTGTTCATCGGCTGGCCGGTGATGCGCTGGCTGACGAAGCACGAGATGATCTAG
- a CDS encoding molybdopterin-dependent oxidoreductase, translated as MAVDNRLESLLDHHHPARVLHERVDELQFGGGIPQVPARFPTVRLGRHWVNALWLIALGAVGLLVAVAVAQQLREYGWMQGFITRYPGTSTRYAPAVTGGFPAWLRWQHFFNIVFMLFILRSGLQILADHPRLYLNSGCRPGTEWLRMRGQVPADRMDKSDPARVWTSKDDAVSLPKWLGIPGFRHSIGLARWWHFSFDLLWLINGALFYVLLFSTGQWQRIVPQSWDVFPNALSTAVQYASLNFPVNQGFTAYNGMQILAYFLTVFVAAPLAFVTGLLQAPAIAARFGTGRGPLNRQVARTVHFAVWLWMVVFIVIHVTMVMTTGAVENLTHITLGTDTDSYWALAVFGLAAALVVALWLAASPVTIRYPRVVQNAGRFTVGWAKAWMERTHPRMSYRDKDISPYLWSNGTLPNSENYRWLQRGDWLQYRLRIEGLVANPVELSYPELLAMPKHEQITQHYCIQGWSGVAKWGGVRMADILALVQPLAEAKWVVFYSFAEGAEPGHGRYYDCHRIEHMREPMALLAYEMNGEMLSEAHGAPLRLRNELELGFKQVKWIEAVEFVADFREVGWGHGGYNEDHEFYGYRMPI; from the coding sequence ATGGCCGTCGATAACCGGTTGGAGTCGCTGCTAGATCACCATCACCCGGCCAGGGTGCTGCACGAACGCGTCGATGAACTGCAGTTCGGCGGCGGCATACCGCAAGTGCCGGCCCGCTTCCCGACGGTTCGTTTGGGTCGGCACTGGGTCAACGCGCTGTGGTTGATCGCCCTGGGTGCCGTCGGCCTGCTCGTCGCTGTCGCGGTGGCCCAACAGCTACGTGAGTACGGCTGGATGCAGGGCTTCATCACGCGCTATCCGGGCACCTCGACCAGATACGCGCCCGCGGTAACCGGCGGTTTCCCGGCGTGGCTGCGGTGGCAGCACTTTTTCAACATCGTCTTCATGCTGTTCATTCTGCGATCCGGGCTGCAGATCCTGGCCGATCATCCACGGCTGTATCTGAATTCGGGTTGCCGGCCCGGCACCGAGTGGTTGCGGATGCGTGGCCAGGTGCCCGCCGACCGGATGGACAAGAGCGATCCGGCGCGGGTGTGGACGTCCAAGGACGATGCAGTGAGTTTGCCGAAATGGTTGGGAATACCGGGTTTCCGACACTCCATTGGTTTGGCCCGATGGTGGCATTTCAGTTTCGACCTGCTGTGGTTGATCAACGGTGCGCTGTTCTACGTGCTGTTGTTCAGCACCGGGCAGTGGCAGCGGATCGTGCCGCAGTCGTGGGACGTGTTCCCGAATGCGCTGTCGACCGCGGTGCAGTACGCCTCGTTGAATTTCCCGGTGAACCAGGGGTTTACCGCCTACAACGGCATGCAGATCCTGGCCTACTTCCTGACGGTCTTCGTGGCCGCGCCACTGGCATTCGTCACCGGCCTGCTGCAAGCGCCGGCGATCGCGGCCCGGTTCGGCACCGGCCGGGGACCGTTGAACCGTCAGGTCGCCCGGACTGTGCATTTCGCAGTCTGGTTGTGGATGGTGGTCTTCATCGTCATCCACGTCACCATGGTGATGACCACGGGCGCGGTGGAGAACCTCACTCACATCACACTAGGTACCGACACCGATTCCTATTGGGCGCTGGCGGTATTCGGCCTGGCGGCCGCGCTGGTCGTCGCTCTGTGGTTGGCGGCCTCGCCGGTGACGATTCGTTATCCCAGGGTGGTGCAGAACGCCGGGCGGTTCACTGTCGGGTGGGCGAAGGCCTGGATGGAGCGCACTCATCCCCGAATGTCATACCGGGACAAGGATATTTCTCCCTACTTGTGGTCCAACGGCACCCTGCCCAACTCCGAGAATTACCGCTGGCTGCAGCGCGGGGACTGGTTGCAGTACCGGTTGCGTATCGAGGGCCTGGTCGCCAATCCCGTTGAACTGTCCTATCCGGAGCTGCTGGCGATGCCCAAACATGAGCAGATCACCCAGCACTACTGCATCCAGGGCTGGTCGGGGGTGGCCAAGTGGGGTGGGGTGCGGATGGCCGACATTCTGGCGCTGGTGCAGCCGCTAGCGGAGGCGAAGTGGGTGGTGTTCTACTCGTTCGCCGAAGGGGCCGAACCCGGTCATGGGCGCTACTACGACTGCCACCGCATCGAGCACATGCGTGAGCCGATGGCGTTGTTGGCCTATGAGATGAATGGCGAAATGCTCAGCGAGGCGCACGGTGCGCCGTTGCGGCTGCGTAACGAGTTGGAGCTCGGCTTCAAACAGGTCAAGTGGATCGAGGCGGTCGAGTTCGTGGCGGATTTCCGTGAGGTCGGATGGGGACACGGCGGGTACAACGAGGACCACGAGTTCTACGGCTACCGCATGCCGATCTAG